In a single window of the Klebsiella electrica genome:
- a CDS encoding DNA methylase yields the protein MSRFILGNCIDVMRGFPDRAVDLIVTDPPYLVGFKDRQGRQIAGDVTDEWLQPATLEMYRVLKKDALMVSFYGWNRVDRFMAAWKAAGFYAVGQLVFTKNYASNRRNARARRGFVDYCHEGAYVLAKGRPVPPLKPLPDVLPFPYTGNTLHPTQKPVEALQPLIESFSAPGAIVLDPFAGSGSTCVAAYRAGRRYIGIEMLAQYHRAGTERLAAMHRAVNTPAANDEWLPEAA from the coding sequence ATGTCCAGATTCATTCTCGGGAACTGTATTGATGTGATGCGCGGATTCCCCGACCGTGCCGTGGACCTTATTGTGACCGATCCGCCTTACCTCGTCGGTTTTAAGGACCGTCAGGGCAGACAGATTGCCGGGGATGTGACGGACGAATGGCTGCAACCGGCCACGCTGGAGATGTACCGCGTCCTTAAAAAAGACGCGCTGATGGTGAGCTTCTACGGCTGGAACCGTGTGGACCGCTTTATGGCCGCGTGGAAGGCGGCAGGATTCTATGCCGTGGGCCAGCTTGTGTTCACCAAAAACTATGCCTCCAACCGTCGTAACGCCAGGGCCCGACGCGGATTTGTGGACTACTGCCATGAAGGGGCTTATGTCCTTGCCAAAGGCCGCCCCGTGCCGCCCCTTAAACCGCTGCCGGATGTGCTGCCCTTCCCGTATACCGGTAATACCCTGCATCCGACGCAGAAACCAGTGGAGGCGCTACAGCCGCTGATTGAGTCATTCAGCGCTCCGGGCGCGATTGTTCTCGACCCGTTTGCCGGAAGCGGTTCGACCTGCGTCGCTGCATACCGTGCCGGACGCCGCTATATCGGCATCGAAATGCTGGCGCAGTACCACCGGGCCGGAACCGAACGACTGGCCGCCATGCACCGGGCCGTAAATACCCCGGCGGCGAACGATGAATGGCTTCCGGAGGCCGCGTAA
- a CDS encoding DUF1380 family protein, whose amino-acid sequence MYGTREDLCRMLNEQYPAETPLNLIIWTPADIEALADGMEYSFSEHDVRAVLERMDTIPEEQRLESGVSAGLVMALIDQVKENGQRVTVPVDLLETLLITAEQALWDREWTARDRNLPVPESVMRRLADTAKMRALLKS is encoded by the coding sequence ATGTACGGAACCCGTGAAGATCTTTGCAGGATGCTGAATGAGCAATATCCCGCAGAAACCCCGCTGAACCTGATTATCTGGACCCCGGCGGATATTGAAGCGCTGGCTGACGGGATGGAATATTCCTTTTCAGAACATGACGTAAGGGCAGTACTGGAACGCATGGACACTATACCGGAAGAACAACGGCTTGAGTCGGGCGTGTCAGCCGGCCTGGTGATGGCACTGATAGACCAGGTGAAAGAGAACGGGCAGAGGGTGACTGTGCCGGTTGACCTGCTTGAAACCCTGCTGATTACCGCCGAACAGGCATTGTGGGACAGGGAATGGACCGCACGGGATCGCAATCTCCCGGTGCCGGAAAGCGTAATGCGCCGCCTGGCGGATACAGCAAAAATGCGGGCATTACTGAAAAGCTGA